A region of Streptomyces deccanensis DNA encodes the following proteins:
- a CDS encoding VOC family protein, giving the protein MTTHERPVPPFHLAVPVDDLAAARRFYGEILNCSPGRSSDTWIDWNFRGHQLVTHLAPRGEPVHNPVDGHDVPVPHFGLVLSVPDFHALAERLRAADTTFVIEPCLRFEGQPGEQWTMFLKDPSGNALEFKAFADSSQIFAV; this is encoded by the coding sequence GTGACCACGCACGAACGACCGGTCCCGCCCTTCCACCTGGCCGTGCCGGTCGACGACCTGGCGGCGGCTCGCCGCTTCTACGGCGAGATCCTGAACTGCAGCCCGGGCCGCAGTTCCGACACCTGGATCGACTGGAACTTCCGTGGCCATCAGCTCGTGACTCACCTGGCGCCGCGTGGCGAGCCGGTCCACAACCCGGTCGACGGCCACGACGTACCCGTCCCGCACTTCGGCCTCGTCCTGTCCGTCCCCGACTTCCACGCACTCGCCGAACGCCTCCGTGCCGCGGACACCACGTTTGTCATCGAGCCCTGTCTGCGGTTCGAGGGGCAGCCCGGCGAGCAGTGGACCATGTTCCTCAAGGACCCGTCGGGTAACGCCCTGGAGTTCAAGGCGTTCGCCGACAGCTCGCAGATCTTCGCAGTGTAG